A window of Bacteroidota bacterium genomic DNA:
TCATCAGGCACGGGCACTTCTTCGGCAGCGATGGACTGCGCTTCAGCAAGCGTTTCGCCGGCGGCGTTGTTATGCACATCTTTGATGCGAATTTTGACCGGGAAGTTGGTTACCTGCTCCTGTGTGCCGGCAGCCGAAACACGGGCAGAGTTTGCAATTTCAGTCACAATACCTTTAAACCAACGGCCCGGGTAAGCATCAATTTCGATGGCTGCAGAATCGCCAATGCTGACGTTCACTACATCATTTTCGTTGACGTCAACTTCGATCTCCATTTGGTCCAGCTTTGCAACGCGCATCATCTCGGTACCCGTCATCTGACTGGTACCAACCACACGTTCGCCGAGCTCAACAAGCAGCATGCTGATTGTGCCACTCATTGGGGCATAGATAATGGTCTTATCCAGCTGCTCTTTGAACTCTCGCAGTTGCGCTTCGCTACTCTGGACGGCGTAATCAGACGCCTCGTGTGCAGCTTTGGCAACTTCGAATTGCGTTTGGGCGCGCTGGTACTCAGACTCAGAGATAGCCTGTTTCTTGAACAGGTCTTCTTGCCGCTTGAGCTCGAGTTCAGCATTGAGCATGTCTGCCCGGCGCTGTGCAAGCACAGCTTTGGACTGCAACACCATCGCTTCGCCACGTTCTACCTGGGCTTTGTAATCATCAGGTCTAATGCGGGCAAGCAGTTCTCCGCGCTCAACGCGATCCCCTTCAATTACCGGTAGTGCAATAATCTCACCTGGTACGTCAGGA
This region includes:
- a CDS encoding efflux RND transporter periplasmic adaptor subunit — its product is MAKKKNNATKIILILIGAVIVLIGVSAALNAAGVFGEKEEGTVVEVTDTETRNITQVVTASGRVQPEIEVSISPDVPGEIIALPVIEGDRVERGELLARIRPDDYKAQVERGEAMVLQSKAVLAQRRADMLNAELELKRQEDLFKKQAISESEYQRAQTQFEVAKAAHEASDYAVQSSEAQLREFKEQLDKTIIYAPMSGTISMLLVELGERVVGTSQMTGTEMMRVAKLDQMEIEVDVNENDVVNVSIGDSAAIEIDAYPGRWFKGIVTEIANSARVSAAGTQEQVTNFPVKIRIKDVHNNAAGETLAEAQSIAAEEVPVPDEEAPNFRPGMSGTVDVFTRTVSDVVVVPIQAVTVRDFNKKAKRSWEKDDSEEEEEASEEAEDSEVGEEGTKSDEPLEEDLRKVVFLFADGEAQMVEVETGISDDSHIEIKTGLMGDEQVIIGPYRAVSRVLQQGEEVRIDD